TGACGGAGGCCGTCGCGGACTGGATGCGGGTGTGGGACATGTGGGCCACCGCGGACTGGGACGACGCCCTGACACTGTCCGACAAGGCACTTCGGCGCGTTGAGGACCAGTACCGCGCCAACGACCCACTGGCCGTGCGGGCCTGGGGAACCCTCCACCTGCGGGCCGCCGTGTCGGCCGCACGCGCCGGCCGCCGGCTGGAGGTCGAGGACCGCATCCAACACGCCCATGCCGCAGCCGAGTTGATGGACAGCGGCCGATCCGAGCCGCCTTTCGACCGGCACTCGCTGACCTTCTCCAGCGGCAACGTCCAGATCCACGCCGTGTCCGTCCAGTTGGAGATGGGCGACCACGCCAAGGCGCTCGTCCTCAACGAACGCGCCGACCCGCAGAAGATTGCCGCCCTCCCCGGCTCCAGGCGCGGCCACCACCAGATGGACCTTGCCCGCGCCTGGCTGTGGGACGGCAACCGGGACAAGGCGCTCCAAGCCCTGGAAGCGGCGGAGAAGATCGCCCCGCAACTCGTGCGCAACCACCCGATCGCCCGCGCCACCCTACGGAAGATCGTCTACGCCGAGCGCTCGGCTACCCGCGAGAAGCTGCGCCACATGTCCGACCGCTTCCACCTGGACGGATAGGGCTGTATTCCGCTGATTCATATTCAGCTGTAGTCGCACCCTTACTGTCGGTGCTCGTGAACGGACGACGCACCGCCGCGGGGACTCGCATCATGCCGCGCCTTCGTGGGCGCCTCGCCTCAGCGACCTCGCCCACGACACCGCCACCGACAGGGTCGGTGTCGTCGTGGACGTGCCCGCAGAGGGCGTCCACGGCTATCACCTGCGCCCGGGGGGCAGGCTGCGAGGGCGAGTGGGTAGCCCCGAAAGACGGCTCCACCCTTCGTCCCGCACCCGAGCCGTAGCGTCCGGTCAATGGACGGTGCTGCGCCGAACATGCGCAGCCCCGCCGATGCCTCCTATTCGCACACGATTTCCCATTGGGGTTACTTCGCCATGCTCGTAACCTGCCGCCCCCGCACGTTCGCCGCCCGCCTGGACTCGCGGACCGAATCCACGCCGCTCGCCCGGTACTTGCTCCGGGCCTACCTCGCCGCCCTGCCGGCCGGCGACCGCTACCGCGACGTTGCCGAACTCCTGCTCGGCGAGCTGTTCGCCAACGCCGTCCAGCACAGCGACGCCCCCGACGACCGCCTGATCGAGGTCCGCTTCTCCGTCCTCAACTCCCGCCTGCGGCTGGAGGTCCACGACGCCGGCAGCGGCCGCCCCGCCGTCGGTTCCGCCGAGCCGGACGACGAGCACGGGCGCGGCCTGGTCCTCGTCAACGAGCTCGCCGAACGCTGGGGCTGCTGCCCGCGCGCCGGCGGCATCGGCAAGTTCGTCTGGGCCCTCATCGCCCCCAGCCACCCCGCAACCGCCCACGCCGCCTGAAAGCACCCACCCCGATGCGCATCGCCCTCACCGCCAAACACCTCCTCGACACCGCCGCCACCCCCGCCCAGGCCTACGCCGCCCTCGCCCGCCGCACCCGCGCGCCCCTGCGCTGCGCCCGCGCCGTCTGCACCGCCCTCGGCATCCCCGCCGCCGAAACCGCCCGCCGCCTGGACGACTGCTACGACGCCCTGCTCGCCAGCCCCCGCCCGAACTCCGAGGCCGACACCGGCGAACTCCTCGAAGCCCTCGGTGTCTTCGACGTCCCCAAGCCGCTCACCCCCACCGAACTCGCCGTCGTCGACCTCTTCCTGGTCGCCGTCGGCGCCATGGGCGGCATCCGCCCCGGCCACCAGCACGGCCTCCACCGCTGGTTCACCACCGGAAACCTGATCACCGCCTACCTCTCCCTCACCGCCGCCCGCCCCATGCCCCGCACCGGCGACCCCACCCTGTACTGGACCACCCTCATCCAGGCCGGTGAACTCCTCACCACCACCCCCAACCCCGACACCCGCCTCAAGTACGCCCTCCACCGCTGCCGCACCCACGCCACCCAAGAAGCCCAGGCCGCCCGCCCCTGACCAACACCCCACCCCTGCACAGGAAGTCGACCTCGCCGACTTCCTGTACAAGGGTCGGGTGTTGGTGCCGGGGGAGTCCGATCAGTCGATTGCGTCCACCGGCGCCGGCCGCCACGCCACCTGCGAGAGACCCGGTTCGGGTCGGGCGGCTTTCACCATCGGCCGAGGCCGAGCACGGTTCCACAGGTCACGTGCGTGCCGGTTGCCCTGGTAGGGCTTGATCATGGCCGGCGTCGAGAGGACTCGCAGAACACCCTCTCACGGCCGGTCGTCATGGGGTTCCCGCCGGTGAGTGTCAGCAAGGCCAAGGAACTGTCCCCGCATCGACAACACGATCGGGTGGCGCCCTGACAGGCTCTCTGCGCAAAGCGGGTGTCGGACCGTGGCTGCGAGTCGGTCCGGTGCCGTTCGGACGGGACGCGCCGAGCGGCGGCCCGCATCGAGGGGCGAGCGGGACCCGGGGGCGTGGCGTGCGACGCGGCCGGCAGACGGAGTCGGGAGGGGACGTCCGTGTTGGAGGTACTGGGGCTGACAGCCGAGGCGACGGCTGTGTACGAGGCCATGCTCGACCATCCGGGCTACGGCCTGGACGACATAGCCGCCCATTGCGCCCTGCCCCCGTCGAAGGTTCACGACCACCTCGACGAGTTGAGTCGGCTCACCCTCGTCCGGGCCTGCGCCGAGCATCCCGGACGGATGCGGGCGGTGAGCCCCGAGGTAGGTCTGGCCGGCATGCTCGCTCTGCAGGAAGCCGAACTGGCAGCCCGTCAGGCCAAGCTCGCCGCTTCGCGCGTCGCCGTCACTCGTCTGGTCGCCGACCGAGCCAAGCACACCTCGGCCCACGGTGAACGGATCCTCGGCATGAACGCCATCCACAGCCGCCTCGAAGAGCTGGGCCGCACCGCCACCACCGAGGTCCTGAGCAGCCAGCCGGGCGTTCAGGAGCCCGAGGACCTGAACGCCAGCCGCCCGGCCGACGCCGATGCGCTCGGGCGCAACATCACGATACGGACCCTCTACCAGGACGCCGTCCGCAAGCAGCCCCATGTGGCCGTCTACGCCCACTGGTTACTGGGCCTGGGCGGCGAGGTTCGGACCGCTCCCACGATTCCCCAGCGCATGGTCGTCGTCGACCGCGCTCGGGCGCTGGTTCCGATCGATCCCGCCGACCACCGCAAGGGCGCCCTGTACGTCACCGAGCCCGGCATCCTCACCGCCCTCCTCGACTTCTTCGAGCAGGCCTGGAGCACGGCTGTCCCGCTGGGCGCCGTAGTGCCCGAGGATCCGCGCAGCGGCCTCACTCCTGCCGAGCGTGAGCTCCTGCGTCTGCTCGGTTCCGGTCTGACCGATGAGGCCGCGGGCCAGCGCCTGGGCATCTCCTCCCGCACCGTCGGCCGCCAGATGTCCTCGATCATGGAGCGGCTCGGCGCCGGCAGCCGATTCGAGGCGGGTATCAAAGCCGCGCAGAAGGGCTGGCTCTGAACCGCGCCCGTCCTCGGTCCTGACGGGCAGTGCGGGCTTGCCCGGGGCCTTCGTCCGGTCGACCGCGTGCCCCGGTCCCGCCGGGCCGTGACGGCACCGACCACGGTCCATCAGTCCTGCGCCGACCCCGACCCCGACCCTGATCCCGATCCCGACTCCGATCCCGACTACGATTCCGATTCCGATTCGGATTCCGACAGGGACTGCTGCCGGTGCTCGCGGGGTGAGAGCCCGTACGCGGCTTTGAAGGCGCGGCTGAAGTCCGAGGCGCGAGGGATGCCCCAGCGGGCACCGATGGCGTGGATCGGTACGGCGCGCTGCACGGGGTCCGCCAGGTCACGGTTCGCTCCCCGCAGCCGCTGGGCCCGGATCCACGCGGCGACGGTGTCGCCCTGCGACTGGCGGGCGAACAGGCGGTTCAGATAGCTGACGGAGATGTAGTGTGCGGCGGCGATCGCGGGCGGTGTCAGCCCGGGGTCGTGGAGGTTGCGCCGCACGTACGACCGCACGCTCTCCACCAGGACCCGTTGCCTTGCGCCGGGCGTCACCGCCGTCTCGACGTCGAGCTCCCGGGCCAGCCACACGGCTGCCAGGTCGAGCGCGACCGTTCCCAGGCGGTACCTCTCGTCGGCCCCCAGGACAGCGGCCTGCCGCTCCAGCCCGAGCAGGAACTCCGCCAGCAGCGCACCCGTCCCCTCACGTCCGGAAAGCCGCCGCCCAGGAGGTCGCGCAGCCGGTCCGGGGACACCGACAGCAGCGACACGGCAGG
The genomic region above belongs to Streptomyces sp. 1331.2 and contains:
- a CDS encoding helix-turn-helix domain-containing protein, producing MLEERESIGKRVRRARLRLGMTQADLAAAIGRTQGWVSKVEKGAIELDRAGVINQIAAALHCHPNDLIERPFVAGKASENQWQVSAAAILRELRRYDLTPVFDGSPRTSAELWRETERLHRLRDAAANVAILKVLPDMLREARALAEVSTGHEREEAFAIYTIECKFAHTAAHALGHPELIAMACERAAWSARLSGDPVTEAVADWMRVWDMWATADWDDALTLSDKALRRVEDQYRANDPLAVRAWGTLHLRAAVSAARAGRRLEVEDRIQHAHAAAELMDSGRSEPPFDRHSLTFSSGNVQIHAVSVQLEMGDHAKALVLNERADPQKIAALPGSRRGHHQMDLARAWLWDGNRDKALQALEAAEKIAPQLVRNHPIARATLRKIVYAERSATREKLRHMSDRFHLDG
- a CDS encoding ATP-binding protein, whose protein sequence is MLVTCRPRTFAARLDSRTESTPLARYLLRAYLAALPAGDRYRDVAELLLGELFANAVQHSDAPDDRLIEVRFSVLNSRLRLEVHDAGSGRPAVGSAEPDDEHGRGLVLVNELAERWGCCPRAGGIGKFVWALIAPSHPATAHAA
- a CDS encoding helix-turn-helix transcriptional regulator → MLEVLGLTAEATAVYEAMLDHPGYGLDDIAAHCALPPSKVHDHLDELSRLTLVRACAEHPGRMRAVSPEVGLAGMLALQEAELAARQAKLAASRVAVTRLVADRAKHTSAHGERILGMNAIHSRLEELGRTATTEVLSSQPGVQEPEDLNASRPADADALGRNITIRTLYQDAVRKQPHVAVYAHWLLGLGGEVRTAPTIPQRMVVVDRARALVPIDPADHRKGALYVTEPGILTALLDFFEQAWSTAVPLGAVVPEDPRSGLTPAERELLRLLGSGLTDEAAGQRLGISSRTVGRQMSSIMERLGAGSRFEAGIKAAQKGWL
- a CDS encoding helix-turn-helix domain-containing protein; translation: MTAGTQSPDRSEYRAGPDQFDQWRELVGQTRVCDATSAHVDTFTAQARRTALGPVALLGTSFPSARFRRTERMIRSSDEEFYHLTLLTAGASALRRGRDQKELFGTGDLQLIDSSHPYDGRFFDADGSVAVSRRSPAWASTCRVAAVGVPGPAARPPGRRLSGREGTGALLAEFLLGLERQAAVLGADERYRLGTVALDLAAVWLARELDVETAVTPGARQRVLVESVRSYVRRNLHDPGLTPPAIAAAHYISVSYLNRLFARQSQGDTVAAWIRAQRLRGANRDLADPVQRAVPIHAIGARWGIPRASDFSRAFKAAYGLSPREHRQQSLSESESESES